A single genomic interval of Zunongwangia sp. HGR-M22 harbors:
- a CDS encoding DUF3575 domain-containing protein — protein MKKSLFILALLFSFFATNAQNGTNNQYKEQNEIKVDIIQPLLSGSVEAIYERNLNSKSSLGVSGLYLFTDKIDEDMNYSLTPYYRRYFGKKYAAGFFLEGFGTFSSIDGKKVYDTEKPLTYTENPDVYDLSLGIGLGSKWITKSGFIFEFNFGYGKQLFNADKTDHDQVIRYGIKLGYRF, from the coding sequence ATGAAAAAGTCCCTCTTTATTTTAGCTTTGTTATTTTCATTTTTTGCTACTAATGCACAGAATGGTACGAACAATCAGTATAAGGAACAAAACGAAATAAAAGTTGATATAATTCAACCTTTACTTAGTGGATCAGTTGAAGCAATTTATGAGAGGAATTTAAATAGTAAATCATCTTTAGGGGTTTCAGGTCTTTATTTGTTTACGGACAAAATTGATGAGGATATGAATTATTCCCTTACACCTTATTACAGAAGGTATTTTGGTAAGAAATATGCAGCAGGGTTCTTTCTCGAAGGTTTTGGAACGTTCAGTTCAATTGACGGTAAAAAAGTCTATGATACTGAAAAGCCGCTCACATATACTGAAAATCCAGATGTGTATGATTTATCTCTAGGTATAGGGCTAGGTAGCAAATGGATTACGAAAAGTGGATTTATTTTTGAATTTAATTTTGGTTATGGAAAACAACTTTTTAATGCTGATAAAACGGATCACGACCAGGTTATTCGCTATGGGATTAAATTAGGTTATCGATTTTAA
- a CDS encoding helix-turn-helix domain-containing protein, giving the protein MIYTTILNIAIFQGIVLGLVILKSSLFNSNSNKYLAYLIFTLSIILLNHVFEIEKAATSYPILRFIEHIEWVFLIPAFLFLFVINRIDDTVKSRQKGYLYFIPFAYSAVLNIAYDLDRVAGIYTIPEPGIDLIEILGLIHLILAIIFIPFLPLYSYFLIRYLENSQEKKWIITLLTIVSTLLFAWLITCLAGLFFQYDISYTMNVLAISATLIVHWTAYIGIYKYKLAKNKDAIHNFLNKDLALSYINQEFVENSDSEVDRESMTADNLYFQKLEILCKDDHIYTDNTLNREKVAQKLGISAGYVSQIINTVTGDNFAFYINKYRVEAVKEMISNSEYENYSLLAIGLEAGFTSKTTFYKAFKKVTGQTPNEYKNSEK; this is encoded by the coding sequence TTGATTTATACAACGATTTTAAATATTGCAATATTTCAGGGGATTGTTCTGGGCTTAGTTATTTTAAAGTCTTCCTTGTTCAATAGTAATTCAAATAAATATCTGGCATATTTGATATTTACACTTTCAATTATTTTATTGAATCATGTTTTTGAAATCGAAAAAGCAGCTACTTCCTATCCTATTCTGCGCTTTATTGAGCACATCGAGTGGGTATTTCTGATACCTGCTTTCCTATTCCTGTTTGTAATAAATAGGATTGATGATACTGTGAAAAGTAGACAAAAAGGATATTTGTATTTTATTCCATTTGCCTATTCCGCTGTCCTTAATATCGCATACGATCTTGATCGTGTTGCAGGGATTTATACCATTCCTGAGCCCGGTATTGATCTAATCGAAATACTTGGTTTGATTCATCTTATTTTAGCCATTATTTTTATCCCATTCCTGCCGCTGTACTCTTATTTTCTGATAAGATATTTAGAAAATTCACAGGAAAAAAAATGGATAATTACTTTATTGACAATTGTTTCCACATTGTTATTTGCTTGGCTTATTACCTGCTTAGCCGGCTTATTTTTTCAATATGACATTTCTTATACTATGAATGTACTAGCGATATCTGCTACCTTGATAGTTCATTGGACAGCCTACATAGGTATTTACAAATACAAACTAGCCAAAAACAAAGATGCAATCCATAATTTTCTGAATAAAGATTTAGCTCTTTCGTACATCAATCAGGAATTTGTAGAAAATAGTGATTCAGAAGTAGATAGGGAATCTATGACGGCAGATAATCTTTATTTTCAAAAACTAGAAATACTTTGCAAAGATGATCACATCTATACCGATAATACATTAAATAGAGAAAAAGTTGCTCAAAAACTAGGTATAAGTGCTGGATATGTTTCACAAATTATAAACACAGTAACAGGTGATAACTTTGCTTTCTACATCAATAAATATCGAGTTGAAGCTGTAAAGGAAATGATTTCAAATTCTGAATATGAAAACTACAGTTTGTTGGCCATAGGATTAGAAGCTGGGTTTACTTCGAAAACTACTTTTTACAAAGCTTTTAAAAAAGTTACTGGTCAGACACCAAATGAATATAAGAACTCTGAAAAATAA